CGGACCCTTTCCAGCGGCGGCAAGCTGGTCATTGCCGATTTTCTGTCCCACTCAAATGAGCGTATGCGCAGTGAATTCGGTGACCGCAGACTCGGTTTTACAGAAGAAGAACTCAGCGGCTGGATGAAGGATGCCGGGCTCGGCTCCATGGATGTCCGCCGTTATCCCGTAAATGAAGGACTGACCGTCCTTGTATGTATATCAGAGAAAAAGTAAGTAAAAATTTGGGCCGTGCGCCCTTAAATGGAGGCTTCAATGCTTAAAGTAGATTCTAAACTTGATTACAAAGTTGCTGACATTTCCCTTGCCGACTGGGGTAACAAGGAAATGCAGCTTTCCGAACGCGAAATGCCCGGTCTCATGGCTATCCGTGAGAAATATGGCAAAGAAAAGCCCCTTAAGGGTCTCAAAGTCATGGGTTCCCTGCACATGACTATCCAGACCGCAATGCTAATCGAGACCCTGCACGCTCTCGGTGCTGATATCCGCTGGGCTTCCTGCAATATCTTTTCCACTCAGGACCATGCAGCAGCAGCCATCGCTGAAAACGGCACTGCAAAAGTATTCGCATGGAAGGGTGAAACCCTCGAAGAATACTGGTGGTGCACCGAGCAGGCCCTGACCTGGCCTGACGGTTCCGGTCCCGATCTCATCGTTGATGACGGCGGCGACGCAACCCTGCTCATCCACCACGGTGTAAAGGCTGAAAAAGACGCTTCCATCCTTGATGAGAAGACCGATAACAAAGAATTCCAGTGCGTTCTGGATCGCCTGAAGCTTTCCGTTGCCGAAAATCCCGGCAAATGGACTGCCATTGCAGAAAAAGTACGCGGCGTTTCCGAAGAAACCACCACCGGCGTACACCGCCTCTACCAGATGCAGGAAGCAGGCGAACTGCTCTTCCCCGCAATCAACGTTAACGACTCCGTTACCAAGTCCAAATTCGACAACCTCTACGGTTGCCGTGAATCCCTTGCTGACGGCATCAAGCGCGCTACCGACGTAATGATCGCCGGTAAGGTCGTTGTTGTTGTCGGTTACGGTGATGTCGGTAAAGGTTGCGCCCAGTCCATGCGCGGCTTCGGTGCCCGTGTTCTGGTTACTGAAATCGATCCCATCTGCGCGCTGCAGGCTGCCATGGAAGGTTTCGAAGTATGCAAAATGGCCGACGCTGTTGAACGCGGCGATGTTTTCGTTACCTGCACCGGTAACTACCACGTTGTCACCGGCGAGCATATTTCCAAGATGAAAGATGAAGCAATCATCTGCAACATCGGTCACTTTGATAACGAAATTGAAATGGGCTACCTTGAAGACAGCAAGACAGCCAAGAAGATCGAAATCAAGCCTCAGGTTGACAAATGGGTTATGGAATCCGGCAAGTCCGTTATCGTTCTTGCTGAAGGACGCCTTGTAAACCTCGGTTGCGCTACCGGACACCCCAGCTTTGTAATGTCCAACAGCTTCACCAACCAGGCTCTGGCTCAGATCGACCTCGCCAAGAACGAGTACGAGCCCAAAGTAATGATTCTCTCCAAGAAACTGGACGAAGAAGTTGCAAGACTCCACCTCGAACGCCTCGGTGTAGAGCTTGATGTTCTCTCCAAAGAACAGGCCGATTACATCAGCGTTGCTGTTGACGGTCCTTACAAGCCTGATCACTACCGCTACTAATCTGATTCCCTTCGGGGGATATTGATTTGAATATTAAATTCCGCAGCATCCCGGTGCTGCGGAATTTTTTTGTAGCTGTATCCAAATGGTCCTCAAACTTTAGCGAAGCCTAGACCCGCCTAATCTATCTTTGGGAAAACAATTGCCTTTCAAAGGGAATTATCATACGAGAAGTCACAAGTTGTTATTTCCCCTTTTGTGGTAAAAAAATCAGGTTAAAAAATGTCATTGAATAAAAAGATTTCTAAAAAAGAGTGTTCCGATACAGGAATGGCATTCGTGCTGATTGCGCTGATTACCTATCTTGTGCTTAGGCAGGACGAGTACCTCTTCGCAGCCGTAGGGCTGCTGCTGGTCAATATGATTGTGCCGAAAGTATATACTTTGCCTGCAAAGCTCTGGCTGGGTTTTTCCGCTCTGCTGGGTGCGGTTATGTCCAAAGTGATCCTCACTCTGCTTTACTACGTAATGCTCACTCCGCTGGCTCTGGTTCTCAAGGTTTTCGGGCACGATCCCATGGCCGCCCGTAAATGGAAGAAAGATGCAGAGTCCGTTTTTGTACAAAGAGATTACAAGTTCCAACCAAAAGATATTGAATATCCCTTCTAAGGAGATTTTGAGATGAATTTTCTTTCCGATATGCTCGGTTTTTTCAAAGAGCGTAAAAAATTTTGGCTGCTGCCTATTGTTATTGTCCTGCTGCTGTTCGGTTTTCTGATTGTATTCACCAGCGGTTCAGCCATTGCTCCTTTTATTTACACTATATTCTAATTGATTATGAAAAAAGCAATTCTCGGAATATCGGCCTTTTATCACGATTCAGCTGCTGTGATTCTGGTTGACGGCAAGGTTGTTGCCGCCGCACAGGAAGAGCGCTTCACTCGCAAGAAGCACGATGAATCGTTTCCTCGCAAGGCCATCGAATACGTGCTTAAAGAGGCCGGACTCACTCTGGCGGACGTGGAGGCTGTGGCCTTCTATGACAAGCCGTTCCTCAAGTTTGAGCGGCTGCTGGAAACCTATAACGGGGTTGCCCCTGCCGGGCTGAAAAGTTTCATCACCGCCATGCCGGTGTGGATTAAAGAAAAGCTCTTCATGCGCCATATGCTCAAAAAGGAGCTGGCACGGTTCGGGAAATCCGGTTACAAGCTGCTTTTTCCGGAACACCACCTTTCCCATGCCGCCAGTGCTTTTTATCCTTCCCCTTTTGAAGAAGCGGCCATCCTTACCGTGGACGGTGTCGGCGAATGGGCGACCACGACAATTTCCAAAGGAAGCGGCAAGGATATTGAAATCCTGCGCGAACTGCATTTTCCCCATTCTTTGGGACTGTTCTACTCCGCGGTGACCGCTTTCTGCGGATTCAAGGTCAATTCCGGTGAATACAAGCTCATGGGACTGGCTCCTTACGGCAATCCTTCCAATCCTGCGGTCAAGAAGTGGAAGGAAGCTATCTATGAGACCCTTATTGATGTCCGTCCCGATGGTTCCATGCTGCTTAATATGGAATACTTTGATTTCGCTTCCGGGCTGACCATGTTCAACGCACGCAAGTGGGAGAAGCTTCTTGATCTGCCCCCGCGTACTCCCGAGACTGATATCGATCAGGAATATATGGATTTCGCGTGGACTGTGCAGTGCATTACCGAGGAAATAGTTTTTAAGCTGGCCGCTACCACCCGCGAACTGAGCGGGTGTAATAATCTGGTCATGGCCGGCGGTGTGGCGTTGAACTGCGTTGCCAACGGTAAGCTGCTCAAAGAAAAAGTTTTTGATAGTATCTGGATCCAACCCGCTGCCGGTGATGCCGGGGGCGCGCTCGGAGCCGCACTTGCCGCCTGGCATATCGGACAGGCCAACGAGCGTACTGTCGTATCTGTGGACAGCATGCAGGGTGCCTATCTGGGACCGCAGTTCTCCGAAATTGATACCATGCGCGTGGTTCGTAAATATCAGGCCCCGTATCGCAAGGTTGATGACTTCAAAGAGCTTTGCTCCGAAGTGGGCGGACTTCTCAATGATGGAAAGGTTATTGGCTGGTTTCAGGGCCGCATGGAGTTCGGGCCCCGTGCTCTGGGCAACCGTTCCATTATCGGTGATCCCAGAAATCCTGAGATGCAGAAGAAGCTGAACCTGAAGATCAAGTTCCGGGAAGGGTTCCGTCCCTTTGCTCCTTCGGTCATGGAAGAAGAAATTTCCAATTTCTTTGAGATCGACAGTCCGTCCCCGTACATGCTGCTGGTAGCCCCGGTTGCGGAAGATAAATGCCATCCGCTGCCTGCAGGCTACGAACAGATGGAGATGTATGACCGTCTGTACGTGAACCGTTCCGAGATTCCGGCCATCACCCATGTTGATAATTCCGCAAGGATTCAGTCTGTGAATAAGGACGTCAACCCCCGTTATTGGGAGCTGATCAACTCCTTTCGCGAGCAGACCGGGTGCGCGGTTATCGTTAACACCAGCTTCAACGTCCGTGGTGAGCCAATCGTTTGTACTCCTAACGATGCTTACGCCTGTTTCATGCGTACAGACATGGATTATTTGGTAGTGGGTGATTTCATCTTCGAAAAAACCGCTCAGCCGGAATGGAACGAAGAAGTGGATTGGGAAAATCTGTTCGAACTTGATTAGTGTGAAAATGTCAAAATTTAAGAGTTTCATCATTAACTCACTGCTGGTCATCAGCAGCATCGCGTTTACTGTATTTATCTTTGATAAATTCATTTTCAAGACCGTGATAACGGATCTTCCGCTGAACAAGCACGAATACCTCGAGCGTTCATTCCGGATATTCGGCCAGTCGTCCAAAGAAGGTGTAGTGCCCAAAGATGACTACATCGGAATTATCGGCGATTCATATGCTTACGGCGAAGGGGACTGGTTTAAGTCTCTGGATAAAAGTACGAATGATCCTTTTCATTCTGCGCATATCATTCATGATAAAACTGGGCGTGATGTGCTCAGCTTCGGTCGTCCCGGTGCAGGCAATGTGCTCTCAGCACTTATGCTGCCTGGTATTATCGACTACGCAAGTCATTACTCGGGTTTTGAAATTGCGCCGCCCAAGGAAGCATTTGTTTTCTTTTATGCCGGGAATGATCTCTGGGACAATAGGCGCCGCCTACGGAAAAACTTCTATCCCGAATATGACAAGCAGCAACTTGAGCGTTCAGAGTATTTTCAGTCCTTCATGCATGATGTTGCTGAAGAGTTGAATGAGTATAATCCTCTGAAATATTCACCCACCCTTGTTTTCGTAACCCGCGCCTTTTTCGCTCAGTGCAACAAGGTAATCGACTATGTTGCTGATACTTTTGAAGGAGTTGCAGGCAAAACAAAGGAAGAGGATTTCTACATAGCTGCCACTAACAGTTCCCTGAACAATATCCGTTTGGGAGAAAAGGTGCACCATGTGGCAACCGATTTGCAATGCTACACCTTGGGATTGACCGAAGAGGAAATTCGTTTGAGCCTGTACGTTTTTCAGCAGTCTCTGCAGTTTCTGAAAAAGAATTACCCGGATACAAAGTTCACAGTTGTCTTCATTCCTTCGGTTCCCGAATGTTATGATTATGAATCCGATTATATAGAATCCGGCAGAGAACGTGAGATCTACAAGGTCAGCGACATGCGCAGGATCGGTGCGGAAGTTGAGCGTAACATCGAGAAGATCACTAAAGATGAAAATCTCGATTTCATCAACACCACCCCGGAGTTGAGAAAGCTGGCCAAAACACAGATGCTGCATGGCCCTCGGGACGTGACTCACTTCAACCGGGCAGGTTATGAGGGGCTGGGAAGAATCCTTGCTGATTATGTGAACGGGCAGGTTGAATCCGTAAATTAGTTTTAGGGCATTCAATATGTGAAAATTTGAATTCCGCAGTGCATCGGTACTGCGGAATTTTTATTTGCAGTCAATAATTTAAGTTGATTAATTATGTTGAAGTGTTTTAAAGCAAAGTTATATTTGTATTTTGAATAGAGTTTTATGCTTTGCAGATAAAGGAGGATTAATGCGAATTCTTGTTTATACTTTATGGCGCTCGGGAACCCACTGGTTGTCAAGAATGCTTAGCGATATAACTGGTATGGAATATAAATTTGTACCAGGTGAGATTGATTTTTCCCCGCAGGCGTTTATCGATGAACAGGGAAATGAATTTATCATGCTGGAGCATTTGCATGAGTTTGCCTGGCATACACATCTCCTGACGCAAAGTGAAAAGAACGATTTCAAGATAGTTATGCTTTATAGGGATCTGAGGGATGTTATTGTGTCGTCTATTTACATGCGTAAGCATGTGGAATCTAAGCAGAAAGGTGAGTTCAGGAAAAGTTTTGCGGATATGAGTTTTGACGAGATTTTCCAATTTGAAATCGACACTAAAAATGATCGTTATCTATATGACGTAAAACAATGGGCGCAGCTGTCTCATCCGAATTATCTTGCGGTTAAATATGAAGAGCTTAAAGAGGATACACCCTATTATCTGACAAAAATTTGTAAACATCTGGAGATCCCTGTCAATATGACCCAGCTGATTGAGGTTGTGGAGAAAAGGTCTTTCAAAGTTGCAACCGGACGCAATGCCGGTAAAGAAGATGTTGGGAGTCACGACAGGAAAGGTGTTGTTGGGGATTATAAAGAAAAGTTGTCGGAGGAGCAGCTGCAGGAGATTCATAATAGATACGGCGAAGTGTTGAAGGAGTTGGGCTATCCCTAGCCTGAACATTTTTCTTTACATTTGCCGCATAATAAGTCACTAACTCCCACCTCGGCGTGACTGGACGCATGCAAAGATAATATTCTTTTTCTGGAAAATCCGCTTCGTATATAGAAGCCCTTTATCCTCTACGTCCCAGAGATTATTAAATATTCGGAAATTATTTCCGCAGCACGGTTACCGTCACGCGTGACCGTCGGATTAAGTCCTTTCACCACTGGATATATTTGTGAGTTTTAAACAATTTTCTTTTGACCGGCGTATAATGGCCGGAATCGATGCTTGCGGCTATGAAACGCCGACCCCCATTCAGACCAAGGCCATTCCTGAAGTGCTCAACGGCCATGATGTTATGGGCCTTGCCCAGACCGGAACCGGTAAAACCGCAGCCTTTGCCCTGCCTATCATGCAGCGCTTGCTGGAGAAAAAATTCTCCGGTCAGGGACCGATTCGCGTGTTGGTGCTGGCCCCGACCCGTGAACTTGCCCTGCAGATTCATGATAATATCATGGAGCTTGGTATTGAGGCCGGAATCCGCAGTGCCGCTGTTTTCGGCGGAGTGGGGGCCATGCCCCAGATTCAGGCTGCACGGCGTTCTTCCATCGTGGTTGCCTGTCCCGGACGCTTGCTGGACCTGATGAATCAGGGTGTGATCAAGCTGGACAAGGTGGATACTCTTGTTTTGGACGAGGCTGACCGTATGCTGGATATGGGCTTTCTGCCTGATATCCGCCGGATTATGGCCAAGCTGCCCAAGCGTCGTCAGAACCTGCTTTTTTCTGCGACCATGCCCAATGATATTCGTGACCTTGCGGATAAAATTCTATACCGCCCGGTAACTGTGCAGGTGGCCAACACCGCCCCGGCCAAGACCGTGGAGCATGCTTTCTACCCGGTCAGCCAGCATCTGAAAAACAACCTGCTTTTCAAGGTCCTTGCAGAGACTGATTACGACAGCATGCTGGTCTTCACCCGCACCAAGCACAAGGCCAAGAACCTTGCCCGCCGTCTTGCCGCACGCGGACACAAGGCTACTTTTTTACAGGGTAATATGAGCCAGAACCAGCGTCAGAAATCCCTCGACGGATTCCGTGACGGAACATTTAAAGTGATGGTCGCCACTGACATTGCCGCACGCGGCATTGACTGCGACCGCATCACCCATGTGCTAAATCTGGATATTCCCGACACAGCCGAAACCTACACCCACCGTATCGGCCGCACCGGCCGCGCCGGGCGCAGCGGCAGTGCATTCACCTTTGTGACCCGCGATGACCTGCGGCTCATGCGTGAGATTGAAAAAGCTGTGGGCTATTCCATTGAGCATCGTACTGTGGAAGATTTTGATTACGACAAGCCTAATACCCATCCGGCCCCGGCTCCGCGAAAGGGGGGAGGACGAAAGCCTTCCGGAGAGCGTAAGCCGGGAAGAGGACGTAAGCCTTCTCAGGGGCGTAATGCTGATGAAAATCGCGGCAGGGATGAAGAGCGTAGATCGGATAGCAGACGTAAGCCGGGTAGAGGCCGTAAATCTTCCGAAGGCCGCGACACTGCTGAAAATCGCGGTAGAGACGAAAATCGCAGGTCCGATAACAGACGTAAGTCCGGCGGAGGTCGCAAACAAAGCAGCGGCCCGGCAAAGCATTCTGATGAAAGGCGTGATTCCCGTCCGGCTCGGAAACGCAAGCCCGGTAATTCTAAAGGAAGCGGCGAGGACAGCGTAAAGCGTAAAACAGGTCGTCCTTCAAGAAGAAGGCGCAGTTCATCACGTTTTTCCAAAGTATAAGCGAACTGTTCTTTCTCTGCTTCATGTAACTTTTATGTGAAAATAATTTATTTTTGAAATATTTCCCTTGACATTTGCATGGAAGTAGTCAAACAGTGTCTTTAGTTGCCAACGGCCTCCGCGAAGGAAGTTGGTTTTAGTTTAAAAAGGTATATCAAGGAGCAGTGTGCGCATCTTTGTACGCTGCCCTTTTTTTTATGCCTGACGCATTTGCGTGAAAGTTTTTTACACCTTTTAGGAGAATTTTTAATGTCCAAGAACATCTATGTCGGTAACCTGCCCTGGTCTGCAACTGAAGACGAAGTACGCGCTGCTTTCGAAGCTTTCGGTGAAGTTGTATCTGTTAAACTCATCGAAGACAGAGAAACCGGTCGTCCTCGCGGCTTCGGCTTTGTTGAAATGGAAGACGCTGGCGCAATGGAAGCTATCGACAATCTGGATGGTAAAGACTTCGGCGGTCGTAACCTCAAGGTTAACGAAGCGAAGCCCCGTGCACCGCGCCCCCGCTGGTAGTCAATATATAGTTTGACTGTCTTTTTTAGAGCATGAATTTGCTCGTAAGCCCGTTTTTCTGTTGAAAGACGGGCTTTTTTCTGTTTTCAGCCTATCCTCATTTCGTTATAACTTCCCCGTTCGCATAAGTTAAAATTTTTACCAGACTATCATTCCCGGAGATTTTCATATGTTGCGCAAATTTATTTTTCTGATCTGTTTTATGGCGCTTCCTTCCATAGCCGTTGCCCAGCCTTTTCACGTCCGCGCCTCTTCTTTTGTGCCCATGGAAAATGAAACCGTCTTTGACAGCAGGTATCTTACCGACAGCAACTCCAGCACCGGGTGGATTGAAAACAGTGAGGGCAGCGGTTCCGGGGAATGGGTCCAGTTCTTTTTTCCGGCGCAGGTAATTGTGGATTCCGTTCAGATCGTAAACGGGGTCGATGGCGGCCCTGATATCGATGAGGTCGGCCGTATCAAGGATGTATCGGTTGCCTTTTCCGGAGGCCAGCGGCAGGAATTTACCCTTATGGATTCAGCGCAGAAGCAGAGTCCCAGGATCCGCAAGTTCCCCACCACCAGTCTGGGGTTCAATGTCCGTTCTGTTTATAAACAAAAAAGTGTGGAGCATGCCGGATTTGCCGAGGTTGTAATTAAATACCACCGCATTACCCCGGAAGAGATTAAAGCTGCTGCCGTCCCCAAAAATGGGAAACTTGATACAGCCGTGGCTGGGGAAGCTGTGGTGGTTAAGCCCCGTAAAATGAGTGCCGAGGAGAAAAAGGTCCTTTATGATAAAATGAGCAAGCTTGAAAAGAAGCAGGTTGT
This is a stretch of genomic DNA from Desulfovibrio sp. JC010. It encodes these proteins:
- the ahcY gene encoding adenosylhomocysteinase; its protein translation is MLKVDSKLDYKVADISLADWGNKEMQLSEREMPGLMAIREKYGKEKPLKGLKVMGSLHMTIQTAMLIETLHALGADIRWASCNIFSTQDHAAAAIAENGTAKVFAWKGETLEEYWWCTEQALTWPDGSGPDLIVDDGGDATLLIHHGVKAEKDASILDEKTDNKEFQCVLDRLKLSVAENPGKWTAIAEKVRGVSEETTTGVHRLYQMQEAGELLFPAINVNDSVTKSKFDNLYGCRESLADGIKRATDVMIAGKVVVVVGYGDVGKGCAQSMRGFGARVLVTEIDPICALQAAMEGFEVCKMADAVERGDVFVTCTGNYHVVTGEHISKMKDEAIICNIGHFDNEIEMGYLEDSKTAKKIEIKPQVDKWVMESGKSVIVLAEGRLVNLGCATGHPSFVMSNSFTNQALAQIDLAKNEYEPKVMILSKKLDEEVARLHLERLGVELDVLSKEQADYISVAVDGPYKPDHYRY
- a CDS encoding SxtJ family membrane protein produces the protein MSLNKKISKKECSDTGMAFVLIALITYLVLRQDEYLFAAVGLLLVNMIVPKVYTLPAKLWLGFSALLGAVMSKVILTLLYYVMLTPLALVLKVFGHDPMAARKWKKDAESVFVQRDYKFQPKDIEYPF
- a CDS encoding DUF5989 family protein, with protein sequence MNFLSDMLGFFKERKKFWLLPIVIVLLLFGFLIVFTSGSAIAPFIYTIF
- a CDS encoding carbamoyltransferase, which gives rise to MKKAILGISAFYHDSAAVILVDGKVVAAAQEERFTRKKHDESFPRKAIEYVLKEAGLTLADVEAVAFYDKPFLKFERLLETYNGVAPAGLKSFITAMPVWIKEKLFMRHMLKKELARFGKSGYKLLFPEHHLSHAASAFYPSPFEEAAILTVDGVGEWATTTISKGSGKDIEILRELHFPHSLGLFYSAVTAFCGFKVNSGEYKLMGLAPYGNPSNPAVKKWKEAIYETLIDVRPDGSMLLNMEYFDFASGLTMFNARKWEKLLDLPPRTPETDIDQEYMDFAWTVQCITEEIVFKLAATTRELSGCNNLVMAGGVALNCVANGKLLKEKVFDSIWIQPAAGDAGGALGAALAAWHIGQANERTVVSVDSMQGAYLGPQFSEIDTMRVVRKYQAPYRKVDDFKELCSEVGGLLNDGKVIGWFQGRMEFGPRALGNRSIIGDPRNPEMQKKLNLKIKFREGFRPFAPSVMEEEISNFFEIDSPSPYMLLVAPVAEDKCHPLPAGYEQMEMYDRLYVNRSEIPAITHVDNSARIQSVNKDVNPRYWELINSFREQTGCAVIVNTSFNVRGEPIVCTPNDAYACFMRTDMDYLVVGDFIFEKTAQPEWNEEVDWENLFELD
- a CDS encoding sulfotransferase domain-containing protein, with protein sequence MRILVYTLWRSGTHWLSRMLSDITGMEYKFVPGEIDFSPQAFIDEQGNEFIMLEHLHEFAWHTHLLTQSEKNDFKIVMLYRDLRDVIVSSIYMRKHVESKQKGEFRKSFADMSFDEIFQFEIDTKNDRYLYDVKQWAQLSHPNYLAVKYEELKEDTPYYLTKICKHLEIPVNMTQLIEVVEKRSFKVATGRNAGKEDVGSHDRKGVVGDYKEKLSEEQLQEIHNRYGEVLKELGYP
- a CDS encoding DEAD/DEAH box helicase translates to MSFKQFSFDRRIMAGIDACGYETPTPIQTKAIPEVLNGHDVMGLAQTGTGKTAAFALPIMQRLLEKKFSGQGPIRVLVLAPTRELALQIHDNIMELGIEAGIRSAAVFGGVGAMPQIQAARRSSIVVACPGRLLDLMNQGVIKLDKVDTLVLDEADRMLDMGFLPDIRRIMAKLPKRRQNLLFSATMPNDIRDLADKILYRPVTVQVANTAPAKTVEHAFYPVSQHLKNNLLFKVLAETDYDSMLVFTRTKHKAKNLARRLAARGHKATFLQGNMSQNQRQKSLDGFRDGTFKVMVATDIAARGIDCDRITHVLNLDIPDTAETYTHRIGRTGRAGRSGSAFTFVTRDDLRLMREIEKAVGYSIEHRTVEDFDYDKPNTHPAPAPRKGGGRKPSGERKPGRGRKPSQGRNADENRGRDEERRSDSRRKPGRGRKSSEGRDTAENRGRDENRRSDNRRKSGGGRKQSSGPAKHSDERRDSRPARKRKPGNSKGSGEDSVKRKTGRPSRRRRSSSRFSKV
- a CDS encoding RNA-binding protein, with the translated sequence MSKNIYVGNLPWSATEDEVRAAFEAFGEVVSVKLIEDRETGRPRGFGFVEMEDAGAMEAIDNLDGKDFGGRNLKVNEAKPRAPRPRW
- a CDS encoding discoidin domain-containing protein; its protein translation is MLRKFIFLICFMALPSIAVAQPFHVRASSFVPMENETVFDSRYLTDSNSSTGWIENSEGSGSGEWVQFFFPAQVIVDSVQIVNGVDGGPDIDEVGRIKDVSVAFSGGQRQEFTLMDSAQKQSPRIRKFPTTSLGFNVRSVYKQKSVEHAGFAEVVIKYHRITPEEIKAAAVPKNGKLDTAVAGEAVVVKPRKMSAEEKKVLYDKMSKLEKKQVVLDEMKVFFDKFYTYFVTINEEYPRMYTQDNFLLESSTFENFRAMLEKRKVLDKYQSAVVSTSGLRFSIRTQTPTQVELWVKGEYTVIYDMKSHQVTENALFHLKKEYGEWKVKNKTEF